A genomic region of Brevibacillus sp. JNUCC-41 contains the following coding sequences:
- a CDS encoding adenine deaminase C-terminal domain-containing protein codes for MRMDMLVRDINVFNSYFKRFIKGNAAIKDGKFYYIGDRELDAFESDRIVDGQGKYMIPGLIDIHLHIESTMVTPATFSYGLIKNGVTTIVPEPHEMANVFGISGVKEMIKASKDCVADMFYAIPSSVPATSMETTGGSIEIDDIDELMETEDIKCLGEIMNYYEVITDPDCKTNQILSHIRSRYPDLIIEGHVPKLLDLDLQKIVYAGVNSDHTHQTVEGMDARIAAGMFIEIQEKSMTEEVIDYLKENQVDEHFCFVTDDVMTDSFQNRGHLNVLLKKAIQMGMTPEKAIYACTYTPAQRMRMYDRGAIAPGKTADFLLLSDLETFEIEQVYKTGELVYESSRPYVQEVKERQFPEHFYQSVKLAELTENDFTITIPDKLERSKCRIINVQNGSTFTSETHDHLDGKNGQLCWEESPYGLIATFERYGKNGNRAHGLITGDVLKRGAVATTYSHDNHNLLVIGHNKQDMMMAANEVIRKQGGVCCVEDGKVLSMIPLPVGGILSEEPMDIVSRQVQHLTDALKSLGYEHYNVIMSLSTLSLPVSPALKITDHGLINVNEGKTVPLIMSDEA; via the coding sequence ATGCGAATGGATATGCTTGTAAGAGATATCAACGTGTTTAACAGCTATTTTAAAAGATTTATTAAAGGGAATGCTGCCATCAAGGATGGAAAGTTCTATTATATCGGAGACCGGGAATTGGATGCCTTCGAGTCGGATCGAATCGTCGATGGGCAGGGTAAGTATATGATTCCAGGCCTGATCGATATCCATCTCCACATTGAAAGTACGATGGTGACGCCTGCGACTTTTTCCTACGGGTTAATCAAGAATGGCGTGACGACGATCGTGCCGGAACCGCATGAAATGGCCAATGTTTTCGGAATTTCCGGTGTGAAGGAAATGATCAAAGCTAGTAAAGATTGCGTAGCGGATATGTTTTATGCCATCCCGAGTTCCGTTCCTGCCACATCGATGGAAACAACAGGCGGTTCTATCGAAATAGATGATATAGATGAATTGATGGAAACCGAAGACATTAAATGTCTTGGCGAGATCATGAATTACTATGAGGTCATAACCGATCCGGATTGCAAAACGAATCAGATTTTGTCCCATATCCGTTCTCGTTATCCAGATCTGATCATAGAAGGGCACGTTCCAAAGCTGCTCGACTTGGACTTGCAGAAGATTGTTTATGCCGGAGTGAATTCCGATCATACGCACCAGACCGTGGAAGGGATGGATGCGAGGATCGCTGCCGGGATGTTCATAGAGATCCAAGAAAAATCAATGACTGAAGAAGTAATAGATTACTTGAAGGAAAATCAAGTGGATGAGCATTTCTGCTTTGTCACTGATGATGTCATGACCGACTCCTTCCAAAACAGGGGACATTTGAATGTCCTTTTAAAGAAAGCCATTCAAATGGGGATGACACCGGAAAAGGCGATATATGCATGCACCTATACACCTGCGCAGCGGATGAGGATGTATGACCGGGGTGCCATTGCACCTGGAAAAACGGCAGACTTCCTGCTGCTATCGGACTTGGAAACATTTGAAATTGAACAAGTATACAAAACAGGTGAGCTCGTTTATGAATCTTCACGGCCATATGTACAAGAAGTGAAGGAAAGACAATTTCCTGAGCATTTCTATCAAAGTGTGAAGCTTGCGGAACTTACGGAAAACGATTTTACCATCACAATCCCGGATAAGCTTGAACGCAGCAAGTGCAGGATCATAAACGTGCAGAATGGTTCTACTTTCACATCTGAAACCCATGATCATTTAGATGGGAAGAATGGTCAATTATGCTGGGAAGAAAGCCCTTATGGTTTAATCGCCACATTCGAACGATATGGGAAAAACGGTAATCGGGCGCACGGATTGATCACCGGCGATGTATTGAAGCGTGGAGCTGTCGCCACAACCTATTCGCATGATAACCATAATCTTTTGGTGATTGGCCATAATAAGCAGGATATGATGATGGCCGCTAACGAAGTCATAAGGAAGCAAGGCGGAGTCTGCTGCGTTGAAGACGGCAAGGTCCTATCCATGATTCCTCTTCCGGTAGGGGGAATCCTTTCCGAAGAGCCAATGGACATCGTATCAAGGCAGGTTCAGCACCTGACAGATGCACTAAAATCGTTAGGCTACGAACACTATAATGTCATCATGTCATTAAGCACCTTATCGCTTCCTGTCAGCCCGGCCCTGAAAATAACCGACCATGGATTGATTAACGTGAATGAAGGGAAAACAGTCCCTCTCATAATGAGTGATGAAGCTTAA
- a CDS encoding ABC transporter ATP-binding protein codes for MALFTLQDISVAYNKQNILKDFNLEIEKGKLVSLLGPSGCGKTTTLRLIAGFLQANEGKFLFKEKDYTKVPVNKRNFGFVFQNYALFPHLSIFDNIAFGLRLRKISKSEIEKKVMNVLEIVNLKGFEKRYPQELSGGQKQRVAIARALVIEPDILLFDEPLSNLDANLRVNMRVEIRRIQQELGITTVYVSHDQEECFSISDQVAIMNKGIIEQLSDPATIYKYPETRFVADFIGFKNFIEFDKRTDHDGKIELNKSGYSFVLNKDAQMTNATGKVGAIRPDDLLIKEKDNIGAVQENSLSGRVKVSTYLGRSYQYVVETPIGDFTVNKEMAESYRTGQEIILEIPKNQMVLVD; via the coding sequence ATGGCTTTATTCACTTTACAAGATATATCTGTAGCATATAACAAACAGAATATATTAAAAGATTTCAATCTTGAGATTGAAAAAGGGAAACTGGTATCCCTTCTTGGCCCGAGCGGCTGTGGGAAAACGACGACTCTAAGGTTAATTGCCGGGTTTTTACAGGCGAACGAAGGAAAGTTTTTATTCAAGGAAAAGGACTATACGAAAGTGCCCGTCAACAAGCGGAATTTTGGCTTTGTGTTCCAAAACTATGCATTATTTCCGCATTTGTCGATATTCGATAACATTGCATTCGGTCTCCGTCTCAGAAAGATTTCTAAAAGTGAAATCGAAAAAAAAGTAATGAATGTGCTTGAGATCGTTAATTTAAAAGGGTTTGAAAAGAGATATCCCCAAGAGCTTTCCGGAGGCCAAAAGCAGCGGGTTGCAATTGCAAGGGCGCTGGTGATTGAACCGGACATCCTATTATTTGACGAGCCATTGAGTAATCTTGATGCAAACTTAAGGGTGAATATGAGGGTCGAGATCCGCCGTATCCAACAAGAGCTGGGAATTACAACCGTATATGTTTCCCATGACCAGGAAGAATGCTTCTCGATATCCGACCAGGTGGCGATCATGAATAAAGGGATCATCGAGCAGCTTAGTGATCCTGCGACCATTTACAAATATCCTGAAACCAGATTTGTCGCAGACTTCATCGGCTTCAAGAACTTCATTGAGTTCGATAAGCGGACAGATCATGACGGTAAAATTGAACTGAACAAATCCGGATACTCATTTGTGCTGAACAAGGATGCCCAGATGACCAATGCAACGGGAAAAGTGGGCGCCATCAGGCCGGACGATCTGTTGATCAAGGAAAAAGATAACATTGGAGCTGTTCAGGAAAATAGTTTATCTGGCCGGGTTAAGGTAAGTACCTATCTGGGAAGAAGCTATCAATATGTCGTTGAAACTCCAATAGGGGATTTCACCGTGAACAAGGAAATGGCGGAATCCTATCGGACGGGTCAGGAAATCATCCTTGAAATTCCGAAAAACCAGATGGTGCTTGTTGACTAG
- a CDS encoding ABC transporter permease has translation MQEKNRGLALFTLLVFLFLLGPLLIISVTSFEGGNILKFPPEEFSLRWYENIFNVEMFLVAFKTSILVSLAGNLLALLLGVPAAYALSRFDFKGKSVINAFFVSPILIPGIVLGFAFLRYIVGAYQLPIYAALFVGHTVIMLPFIIRVISSSLSNFDFSIEEAAESLGASKLGTFFTVVLPNIKSGILAAVMIAFLESFNNVDISVYMTGPGVSTFPIQMLTYVENYFDPTISAISVLLMFITAFFMFIVERLMGLSYFTKR, from the coding sequence ATGCAGGAAAAAAATCGAGGATTGGCCCTGTTTACTCTCCTGGTGTTCCTTTTTTTACTAGGGCCTTTGCTTATCATATCCGTTACGTCATTCGAAGGCGGAAATATTTTGAAGTTCCCGCCAGAAGAGTTTTCTTTAAGATGGTATGAAAATATTTTTAATGTGGAAATGTTTTTGGTCGCTTTTAAAACGTCCATCCTTGTTTCACTGGCAGGCAATCTTCTGGCACTGTTACTGGGAGTGCCGGCTGCCTATGCATTAAGCCGGTTTGATTTCAAAGGGAAAAGCGTGATTAATGCATTTTTCGTTTCTCCCATATTAATACCGGGAATTGTGCTCGGCTTTGCGTTTTTACGTTATATTGTGGGGGCTTATCAGCTTCCGATTTATGCGGCACTGTTTGTGGGACATACTGTTATCATGCTGCCGTTCATCATCCGCGTGATTTCTTCAAGCTTATCAAACTTTGACTTTTCCATTGAAGAAGCGGCGGAGAGTCTCGGCGCCAGTAAACTGGGCACATTCTTTACAGTCGTCCTTCCGAATATAAAATCAGGAATTCTTGCGGCAGTCATGATCGCCTTCTTGGAATCCTTCAATAATGTGGACATTTCAGTTTATATGACAGGCCCTGGAGTAAGCACGTTTCCGATTCAAATGCTGACGTATGTAGAGAATTACTTCGATCCTACCATTTCGGCCATTTCCGTATTACTCATGTTCATAACGGCTTTCTTCATGTTTATAGTAGAACGGCTCATGGGATTGTCTTATTTCACAAAACGATAA
- a CDS encoding ABC transporter permease: MKKRYLYLLLFPGVLFLTIFMIIPILMTIGTTFFNESGGFSIQGYLDFFQDRYFIEILLTTLRVSLFTTIICILLGFPAAYYISKLKQRKKAIMLLLTIFPLLTSPVVRSFSWMVIIGKNGVVNKLLMGMGLIEKPLDILYTPTAIIIGLVHLFLPLIIVTLVGVMENIETDLLKAAESLGASRLAVFSKVVIPLSVPGLVIGSILVFVGSFTAYTTPALLGGKQRVISTFLYQNAITLNEWQVASIVATIMIAVTVLIISIMNGLAKKLNPKG; encoded by the coding sequence GTGAAAAAACGCTATCTATACCTGTTGTTGTTTCCAGGCGTTCTATTTTTAACGATTTTCATGATCATTCCAATCCTAATGACGATTGGCACGACATTTTTTAATGAAAGCGGCGGCTTTTCCATACAAGGGTATCTTGATTTTTTCCAAGATCGATACTTTATTGAAATTCTGCTGACGACACTTAGGGTGAGTCTGTTCACGACAATCATTTGCATTCTATTAGGATTTCCAGCTGCTTATTATATTTCAAAACTGAAACAACGAAAAAAAGCCATCATGCTTTTGCTGACGATCTTCCCGCTATTGACAAGCCCTGTGGTCCGCTCATTCAGCTGGATGGTGATCATCGGTAAAAATGGTGTGGTGAATAAATTGCTCATGGGCATGGGCTTGATTGAAAAGCCGCTTGATATTTTGTACACGCCTACGGCCATCATCATCGGATTGGTCCATTTATTCCTGCCATTAATCATCGTGACGCTGGTGGGTGTGATGGAGAACATCGAAACGGACTTATTAAAAGCGGCGGAGAGCCTTGGAGCATCAAGGTTGGCCGTATTCTCAAAAGTGGTCATCCCGCTTTCGGTCCCAGGTTTGGTCATTGGCAGCATCCTTGTTTTTGTAGGGAGCTTCACGGCCTATACAACGCCTGCTTTATTAGGCGGGAAACAACGGGTCATTTCAACATTTCTTTATCAAAACGCGATTACATTGAACGAATGGCAAGTGGCATCGATTGTTGCTACCATCATGATTGCGGTGACAGTCCTTATCATATCGATCATGAATGGTTTGGCAAAAAAATTAAATCCAAAGGGGTAG
- a CDS encoding nucleoside hydrolase: MKKKMILDVDTGIDDAIGIILAVKSRQFDILAVTTVNGNVSLDTATLNTCKILDLLSEQDISVIKGADSPIIRSPFFEHRVHGEDGIGGALKDVPVKKRPDDGFASDFIINSILNFPGEVTLVMTGPLTNLALAVKKCPQITKLVKEVIFMGGVVQGVGNVTPTSEYNTYVDPEAAKIVLQAGFTSITQVGLDVTRKVLLCEEHIQLIQNLELADYIRESTSDYRKRYFERNGIWACAMHDPLAVAIALQEDLVTREEYYVDVETKSELCDGQMVCDFQNRLMKPPNAHVCLDVDAEAFFDLFIRIINS; the protein is encoded by the coding sequence ATGAAGAAAAAAATGATTCTTGATGTGGATACTGGAATAGATGATGCGATTGGGATCATCCTTGCTGTGAAAAGCCGTCAATTCGACATATTGGCGGTAACGACAGTGAACGGGAATGTATCACTTGATACGGCCACATTGAATACATGCAAAATATTGGATTTATTGAGTGAACAGGACATTTCAGTCATAAAGGGGGCAGATAGCCCAATTATCAGGAGCCCCTTTTTTGAACACCGGGTCCATGGCGAAGACGGGATTGGCGGAGCCTTGAAGGATGTGCCAGTCAAAAAGCGGCCTGATGATGGATTTGCTTCTGATTTCATCATCAATTCCATTTTGAATTTTCCTGGTGAAGTGACGCTTGTCATGACGGGACCTCTTACGAATTTGGCATTAGCGGTGAAAAAATGTCCGCAAATCACCAAGCTCGTTAAAGAAGTCATTTTCATGGGCGGAGTCGTTCAAGGTGTCGGCAATGTCACGCCAACCTCCGAATATAACACGTATGTCGATCCTGAAGCAGCCAAAATCGTTTTACAGGCAGGATTCACGTCCATCACGCAAGTTGGTCTTGATGTCACGAGAAAGGTTCTATTGTGTGAAGAGCATATCCAATTGATTCAAAACCTTGAACTTGCCGACTATATAAGGGAAAGTACATCAGATTATCGGAAAAGGTATTTTGAACGTAACGGTATATGGGCATGTGCGATGCATGATCCATTGGCTGTTGCCATTGCTTTGCAAGAAGATCTTGTCACCAGAGAAGAATATTATGTGGATGTTGAAACAAAGAGTGAGCTTTGTGACGGACAGATGGTTTGCGACTTTCAAAATAGGCTGATGAAGCCGCCAAATGCGCATGTTTGTCTGGATGTCGATGCGGAAGCGTTTTTCGACCTGTTCATTCGCATAATCAATTCATAA
- a CDS encoding ABC transporter substrate-binding protein, with the protein MKKILMMLSLFTLVLAACSSKEDGKEKPAKLVVSTWGFADDFFRPEVYEPFEKKHNVKIVVDSGNNAVRLNKVRQANSDVDVIYLSDYYAQQGIDEGLFEKVDHSKIPNIDKIYDKAKAPNGDDFGPAYTIAQFGIAYNPDEVSKPITSWKDLWSKDLAGKITIPSITSTTGPMFLDAASKVSGSEEFNEDKAFNQMKEIMPNAVKEYGQTSEFVNMFSQGEIAAGPIMEMYFGDLQEAVPNAKFISPEEGGYAVMNTVNIVKASDQKELAGEFMNYILSKEVQEKSAKAKVDSPVNTEVKLSETEVKGLTYGDDVINSLRVLDMKFVNEDSKQWIDRWNRELTH; encoded by the coding sequence ATGAAAAAAATATTGATGATGTTATCGCTTTTCACATTAGTTTTAGCTGCATGCTCTTCAAAAGAGGATGGTAAGGAAAAACCAGCCAAATTAGTCGTTTCCACTTGGGGATTCGCCGATGATTTCTTCCGTCCGGAAGTTTATGAGCCATTTGAAAAGAAGCATAATGTAAAGATTGTTGTTGATTCAGGAAATAATGCAGTTCGATTGAACAAAGTACGCCAAGCGAATAGCGATGTGGATGTTATCTATTTATCCGACTACTATGCACAGCAGGGCATCGATGAAGGGTTATTTGAAAAAGTCGACCATAGCAAAATTCCGAATATTGATAAGATATACGACAAAGCAAAAGCGCCGAATGGCGATGACTTTGGACCAGCCTATACGATTGCACAATTTGGCATTGCCTATAATCCCGATGAAGTGAGTAAACCGATCACCTCTTGGAAAGATCTTTGGAGCAAGGATTTGGCAGGGAAGATCACGATCCCATCCATCACTTCAACAACTGGACCGATGTTTTTGGATGCCGCTTCAAAAGTTAGCGGAAGTGAAGAGTTCAATGAAGATAAAGCCTTCAATCAAATGAAAGAAATCATGCCGAATGCGGTTAAGGAATATGGGCAAACATCAGAGTTCGTCAACATGTTCTCACAAGGGGAAATCGCTGCAGGCCCGATCATGGAAATGTATTTTGGCGATTTACAGGAAGCCGTTCCCAATGCCAAGTTCATTTCCCCTGAAGAAGGCGGCTACGCAGTGATGAATACGGTGAATATTGTTAAAGCCAGCGATCAAAAAGAATTGGCCGGCGAATTCATGAATTACATCTTAAGCAAGGAAGTTCAGGAAAAATCAGCGAAAGCGAAAGTAGATTCTCCTGTCAATACGGAAGTCAAGCTCTCTGAAACGGAAGTGAAAGGCTTAACCTATGGAGATGACGTCATTAACAGCCTGCGTGTATTGGACATGAAGTTTGTAAATGAAGACTCTAAACAATGGATCGATCGTTGGAACCGTGAGCTTACACACTAA
- a CDS encoding DUF2294 domain-containing protein has protein sequence MYNEVSKELFGFGTTLLKVTVEQNVITFQAKHRRAPRSEALEGEVPSLKQEVDFHMSLLYKKKLKQKLETQTNWDIEAVLRDYDSATQLAFTNIVLKEKII, from the coding sequence ATGTATAATGAGGTATCGAAGGAATTGTTCGGCTTTGGTACGACGCTGCTGAAGGTCACTGTTGAGCAGAATGTGATTACATTCCAGGCCAAACATCGACGTGCCCCGCGCTCTGAAGCTTTGGAAGGGGAAGTTCCCAGCCTGAAGCAGGAGGTTGACTTCCATATGTCCCTGCTTTATAAAAAGAAACTGAAACAAAAGCTGGAAACGCAAACGAATTGGGATATTGAGGCTGTCCTGAGGGATTATGACTCAGCGACGCAGCTGGCATTCACCAATATTGTATTGAAGGAAAAAATCATCTAA
- a CDS encoding maltose/glucose-specific PTS transporter subunit IIC, producing MKKAFEKAQQFGKSFMLPIAVLPAAGLLLGIGGALSNPNTVEAYPFLDFAWLQAIFTIMSSAGSIVFGNLPVIFAVGVAVGLARSDKGTAALAAMIGYFVMNSSINALLQINGELAKENLAGAGQGMAVGIQTLETGVFGGIVVGIVAALLHNKYNKIQLPQVLGFFGGSRFIPIIVSFASILVGAVLFIVWPYFQLFINQLGALVTSTGTIGTFFYGFILRMLGPLGLHHIFYLPFWQTALGGTMEIKGQIVSGTQNIFFAQLADPTTVKYYEGVSRFMSGRFITMMFGLPGAALAIYHCAKPKNKKVVAGLLLSAALTSFLTGITEPLEFSFLFVAPILYVIHALFDGLAFMMADIFNITIGQTFSGGFIDFTLFGILQGISKTNWIYVLLVGIPWFFLYYFTFKFLIRKKNLKVVGREDDEQAAVTQVAASERTQTIVNGLGGQENIDIVDCCATRLRVTVKDESLVKEDVIKQTGSKGVVKKGNGIQIVYGPQVTIIKNEVEEYLGH from the coding sequence ATGAAGAAAGCTTTCGAGAAAGCGCAGCAGTTCGGTAAATCTTTTATGCTCCCGATTGCCGTTTTGCCAGCGGCCGGTTTATTGCTGGGAATTGGCGGTGCTCTTTCCAATCCAAATACAGTTGAGGCTTATCCCTTTTTAGACTTTGCTTGGCTGCAGGCCATTTTCACGATCATGAGTTCTGCAGGAAGCATCGTATTCGGCAACTTGCCGGTCATTTTTGCCGTAGGTGTTGCAGTAGGATTGGCACGTTCGGATAAAGGGACCGCAGCGCTGGCAGCCATGATTGGCTACTTCGTCATGAACAGTTCAATAAATGCACTGCTTCAAATAAACGGGGAACTTGCCAAAGAGAATTTGGCAGGTGCCGGACAGGGAATGGCGGTCGGGATCCAAACACTGGAGACCGGTGTGTTTGGCGGTATCGTAGTAGGTATCGTTGCCGCACTTTTACACAATAAATATAATAAAATTCAGCTTCCGCAAGTTTTAGGGTTTTTCGGTGGTTCCCGTTTCATTCCGATCATCGTTTCCTTCGCGTCCATCTTGGTTGGAGCCGTGCTTTTTATCGTGTGGCCTTATTTCCAGCTTTTCATAAACCAATTAGGTGCGCTGGTAACGAGCACAGGTACGATCGGGACTTTCTTTTACGGATTCATATTACGGATGCTCGGGCCTTTAGGGTTGCACCATATTTTCTACCTTCCCTTCTGGCAAACAGCTTTAGGCGGAACGATGGAGATAAAAGGGCAGATTGTAAGCGGGACCCAGAATATCTTCTTTGCGCAATTGGCCGATCCGACTACCGTCAAGTACTATGAGGGTGTTTCCCGGTTCATGTCCGGCCGGTTCATCACGATGATGTTTGGTTTACCCGGCGCTGCACTGGCCATTTATCACTGCGCTAAACCTAAAAATAAGAAAGTCGTGGCCGGCCTGCTTCTTTCAGCTGCCTTGACCTCTTTCTTAACAGGCATCACCGAACCGCTTGAATTCAGTTTCCTATTTGTCGCCCCGATCCTTTATGTTATTCATGCCTTGTTTGACGGACTTGCCTTCATGATGGCAGATATATTCAATATAACGATCGGTCAAACCTTTTCTGGAGGATTTATTGATTTTACTTTATTCGGGATACTCCAGGGTATCAGTAAAACAAACTGGATTTATGTACTGCTCGTCGGCATTCCATGGTTTTTCCTATACTACTTCACTTTTAAATTCTTGATCAGGAAGAAGAATTTGAAAGTGGTCGGCCGTGAAGATGATGAACAGGCCGCCGTTACACAAGTAGCCGCATCAGAGAGAACCCAAACCATCGTCAATGGTTTAGGCGGACAGGAAAATATCGATATAGTCGACTGCTGTGCAACCCGTCTGCGCGTCACTGTAAAGGATGAATCGTTGGTGAAAGAAGACGTCATTAAACAAACCGGTTCAAAAGGTGTCGTAAAAAAAGGAAATGGCATTCAAATAGTATACGGTCCCCAAGTGACGATCATCAAAAATGAAGTGGAAGAATACTTGGGTCATTAA
- a CDS encoding N-acetylmannosamine-6-phosphate 2-epimerase: MQQVLDKIHKSLIVSCQALENEPLHSSFIMGRMAIAAKEGGAKCIRANSVADIMEIKKNVDLPVIGIIKQVYGQNDVYITPTMAEIDALMETKAEIIATDATSRVRPDGKTLKQFYGEIRAKYPDVLLMADVSTIEEAIFADDLGFDIVAPTLYGYTDETFGQKIYQDDYAVLKEIVKAVKKAKVIAEGNVITPEIARSVLDMNVHAVVVGGAITRPQQITKRFVDAIQE, encoded by the coding sequence ATGCAACAGGTGCTGGATAAAATTCACAAAAGCTTAATTGTATCATGTCAAGCATTGGAGAATGAGCCGCTGCACAGCTCGTTTATTATGGGGCGCATGGCCATTGCTGCCAAGGAAGGCGGTGCGAAGTGTATTCGCGCAAACTCTGTAGCTGACATAATGGAAATCAAGAAAAATGTGGACCTTCCAGTCATAGGGATTATTAAACAGGTGTATGGACAAAACGATGTCTACATCACTCCCACCATGGCCGAAATTGATGCATTGATGGAAACCAAAGCGGAAATCATTGCCACGGATGCTACATCCCGGGTAAGACCGGACGGTAAGACGTTAAAGCAGTTTTATGGTGAAATAAGAGCAAAATATCCGGATGTTTTACTAATGGCGGATGTATCCACCATTGAGGAAGCTATATTCGCTGACGATCTAGGATTCGATATCGTAGCGCCCACTTTATACGGCTATACGGACGAAACGTTCGGCCAGAAAATATATCAGGATGACTATGCTGTGCTCAAAGAAATCGTAAAAGCAGTGAAAAAAGCGAAAGTGATCGCGGAAGGAAATGTCATAACACCGGAAATCGCCCGCTCTGTATTGGATATGAATGTCCATGCAGTAGTAGTGGGCGGTGCCATTACCAGACCGCAGCAAATCACTAAAAGATTCGTGGATGCCATCCAAGAATAA
- a CDS encoding MurR/RpiR family transcriptional regulator yields MNTYKKFEMGGQMEYLAENLIYGIECSMDKFTKTEEELANYILQRPEEVSQLTISQIAKKLHISPATITRFCQKLAFSGFNEFKHELKRFVDLRNTPKNMKNIKQVDYFAKLYQDHLGIIDNTFHITTYDDIQKAVSYLTQANKIHVYGIGSSGIAAQEFKSKFFRIGLTVEAITDPHQSMMDAALSNENSVVIGISISGTTKEVISAVKIAKKQGSRILIFTGDKKSELSQLGDISLLVTSKNSMHMGQNISPLLPLLLLFDLIYTELVAKDYKKRISIREKTLKVLTENN; encoded by the coding sequence ATGAATACATATAAGAAATTTGAAATGGGTGGTCAAATGGAATATCTCGCAGAAAACCTCATATATGGCATTGAGTGCAGCATGGACAAATTCACCAAAACCGAAGAAGAATTGGCCAATTACATTCTGCAGCGCCCTGAAGAAGTAAGTCAGTTAACCATTAGTCAAATAGCTAAAAAGCTTCATATTTCACCTGCAACCATTACACGTTTTTGCCAGAAATTAGCCTTTTCCGGGTTCAATGAGTTCAAGCATGAGTTAAAAAGGTTCGTGGATCTCCGCAATACACCGAAAAATATGAAGAACATCAAGCAGGTGGATTATTTCGCTAAACTGTATCAAGATCACTTAGGTATCATTGATAATACCTTTCATATAACCACATATGACGATATCCAAAAAGCTGTATCTTACCTTACACAGGCAAATAAGATTCATGTTTATGGAATAGGGAGTTCAGGTATAGCGGCCCAGGAGTTCAAGTCCAAGTTTTTCCGTATCGGCTTAACTGTTGAAGCCATTACAGATCCCCATCAGTCAATGATGGATGCAGCTTTAAGTAACGAGAATAGCGTCGTCATCGGCATTTCCATTTCCGGAACAACGAAAGAAGTGATTTCTGCAGTTAAAATTGCAAAGAAGCAAGGCTCACGCATCTTGATCTTTACTGGAGATAAGAAGTCCGAGCTCTCACAGCTTGGCGATATATCGCTATTGGTCACGAGCAAGAACAGCATGCATATGGGGCAAAACATTTCTCCATTGCTTCCGCTGCTATTACTTTTTGATTTAATATATACAGAGTTGGTCGCTAAAGATTATAAAAAAAGGATAAGCATCCGGGAAAAGACTTTAAAGGTATTGACCGAGAACAACTGA
- a CDS encoding YfmQ family protein yields MTVPVLVLTIILGLLKLLVTCLPTDAVNWILSKFKIHSEISGANAIVTYDGNRLEGEDKVQVINYFNEAKFLKKNHIFPGNEQLFLHPENSGIPIMIDTKRGKNDVRLFVYIYDDHVDVVKQYKNKVVAYSLLSERLQERSMPVIRNLV; encoded by the coding sequence ATGACAGTGCCTGTATTGGTTTTGACTATTATCTTAGGTTTGCTTAAATTATTAGTTACCTGCCTACCAACCGATGCAGTGAATTGGATTCTGAGTAAATTTAAAATACATTCGGAAATTAGTGGCGCGAATGCAATCGTAACCTATGATGGAAATCGTTTGGAAGGTGAAGACAAAGTTCAAGTCATTAATTATTTTAACGAAGCTAAGTTCTTGAAAAAGAATCATATATTCCCAGGGAACGAGCAATTGTTTTTACATCCAGAAAACAGTGGGATTCCAATAATGATTGATACTAAAAGAGGAAAAAACGATGTTCGATTATTTGTGTACATTTACGACGACCATGTGGATGTAGTCAAACAGTACAAGAATAAAGTAGTTGCGTATAGTCTTCTTTCCGAGAGGCTCCAAGAGCGTTCCATGCCAGTCATAAGGAATTTAGTTTAA